One region of Qingrenia yutianensis genomic DNA includes:
- a CDS encoding extracellular solute-binding protein, producing the protein MNSARKLFLLFLIFSISICCLSGCKKSKLDKNKPVTLTMWHVYGEQAYSPMNRLIDEFNETVGMEKGIIINVTAMSNASKIGEKLLDAHNKIPGSAEMPDLFFAHKSNALELGTDCLLDWNEYFSEKELSAYVPEFLEDGTAEGKLSVFPVSKSTHLLFIAGGQFERFSADTGVTYEALSTWDGFFDAAAKYYDWSGGKPFCALDYPLRAIELAAAESGAGNIFADNGFYDPSNVIFKQTFMKFADSLAKGHIMLSNLYSNTQVMTGEVVAGIGSSAAILYYNDTVTYEDGTSEPMDLDILPLPAENGKKPYITQAGVGLCAYKTSSQKAEAAVIFAKWLTEPERNLEFVSQTGYMPVTNGAFDKIDDCRFKTADYEKLYAALKKIKESSEVLSEQQSPEYYSRVYAFYDYLRNEQKQFILSNTPPEALAEGLWQKLCEK; encoded by the coding sequence ATGAATTCAGCAAGAAAATTATTTTTGCTTTTTCTCATTTTCAGCATATCAATATGCTGCCTTTCCGGCTGCAAAAAATCGAAGCTTGATAAAAACAAACCCGTTACGCTTACAATGTGGCACGTTTACGGAGAACAAGCGTATTCGCCGATGAATCGGCTTATTGACGAATTTAACGAGACAGTTGGCATGGAAAAAGGCATTATTATCAATGTTACGGCAATGTCGAATGCCTCCAAAATAGGCGAAAAACTGCTTGACGCACATAATAAGATTCCCGGTTCCGCCGAAATGCCCGACCTTTTCTTTGCGCACAAAAGCAACGCGCTGGAGCTTGGAACGGATTGTTTACTTGACTGGAACGAATATTTTTCCGAAAAAGAGCTTTCGGCATACGTTCCGGAGTTTTTGGAGGACGGCACGGCAGAAGGAAAGCTGTCCGTGTTCCCGGTGTCCAAATCCACCCATCTTTTGTTTATCGCCGGCGGTCAGTTTGAACGCTTTTCAGCCGATACGGGCGTTACATATGAAGCGCTGTCCACCTGGGACGGGTTTTTCGATGCTGCCGCGAAATATTATGACTGGTCGGGCGGAAAACCGTTCTGCGCTCTTGATTATCCGCTGCGAGCCATTGAGCTTGCGGCTGCGGAAAGCGGCGCAGGAAATATTTTTGCCGACAACGGATTCTATGACCCGTCAAACGTGATTTTTAAGCAAACCTTTATGAAATTTGCGGATTCGCTTGCAAAAGGGCATATTATGCTTTCAAATCTCTATTCAAACACACAGGTGATGACAGGCGAGGTTGTAGCCGGCATAGGCTCGTCCGCCGCAATTCTTTACTATAATGATACCGTGACATATGAGGACGGAACGAGTGAGCCGATGGATCTGGATATACTGCCTCTGCCCGCTGAAAACGGAAAAAAGCCGTATATCACGCAAGCCGGAGTCGGTCTTTGCGCATATAAAACATCAAGTCAAAAAGCAGAGGCTGCAGTGATTTTTGCCAAATGGCTCACCGAGCCGGAGAGAAATCTTGAGTTCGTAAGCCAAACAGGTTATATGCCGGTTACAAACGGTGCGTTTGACAAAATAGACGACTGCCGTTTCAAGACAGCCGATTATGAAAAACTCTATGCAGCCCTAAAAAAAATTAAGGAAAGCTCGGAGGTTTTATCGGAACAGCAAAGTCCCGAATATTACAGCAGAGTTTACGCATTTTACGATTATTTAAGAAACGAACAGAAACAATTTATATTAAGCAACACGCCGCCCGAAGCACTTGCCGAGGGACTTTGGCAAAAGCTCTGCGAAAAATAG